One segment of Mycolicibacterium baixiangningiae DNA contains the following:
- a CDS encoding helix-turn-helix transcriptional regulator — protein sequence MGDRNGTELAEFLSARRARLTPDDAGLDGAQVRRRVPGLRREELAQLAGVSVDYYTRLEQGRSRSASADVLDALATALQLTDAERQHLHQLGRPRPGRRTRRPRPQRVDPATLRLLDLMDEVRSPAFVLGRRLDVLAHNRLAGALITEFRELAAPQRNQARFVFLDPHARELYADWRQVAADTVAMLRFDAGRYPDDEKLSTLVGELSIHSEEFRRWWSGHDVQRRTTGSKAYHHPLVGDLTVQYQALSPATDPDQILYVYTTEPGSPSETAMRLLATWHARDERPAPVRS from the coding sequence ATGGGTGATCGCAATGGAACTGAACTCGCCGAGTTCCTCAGTGCCCGCCGCGCCCGTCTCACCCCCGACGACGCCGGTCTGGACGGTGCCCAGGTGCGCCGCCGGGTGCCGGGGCTGCGCCGCGAAGAGTTGGCACAACTTGCCGGGGTCAGCGTCGACTACTACACCCGGCTCGAGCAGGGGCGCAGCCGCAGCGCATCTGCCGACGTCCTCGACGCACTGGCGACCGCGTTGCAGCTCACCGACGCCGAACGCCAGCATCTGCACCAGCTCGGCCGCCCCCGACCCGGCCGCCGCACACGCCGTCCCCGCCCGCAGCGGGTGGACCCGGCCACGCTGCGGCTGCTCGATCTGATGGACGAGGTGCGCTCGCCGGCGTTCGTCCTCGGGCGGCGTCTCGATGTGCTCGCGCACAATCGGCTGGCCGGCGCCCTGATCACCGAGTTCCGCGAGCTCGCCGCACCGCAGCGCAACCAGGCCCGTTTCGTCTTCCTCGACCCCCACGCCCGCGAGCTGTACGCCGACTGGCGCCAGGTGGCGGCCGATACGGTGGCGATGCTGCGGTTCGATGCCGGCCGCTACCCCGACGACGAGAAACTCTCGACCCTCGTCGGCGAGCTCTCCATCCACTCCGAGGAGTTCCGCAGGTGGTGGTCCGGTCACGATGTGCAGCGCCGCACCACGGGCAGCAAGGCCTACCACCACCCGCTCGTCGGTGATCTGACTGTGCAGTACCAGGCACTCAGCCCTGCCACCGACCCCGATCAGATCCTGTACGTCTACACGACCGAACCGGGTTCGCCCTCCGAGACCGCGATGCGGCTGCTGGCCACGTGGCACGCCCGCGACGAGCGTCCCGCGCCGGTCCGCAGCTGA
- a CDS encoding AAA family ATPase, which yields MTQPSAQPIREVTADSARQALLALREEIGKAVVGQDAVVSGLVIALLCRGHVLLEGVPGVAKTLLVRTLAATLALEFKRVQFTPDLMPGDVTGSLVYDARTAEFEFRAGPVFTNLLLADEINRTPPKTQAALLEAMEERQVSVDGEPRPLPDPFIVAATQNPIEYEGTYQLPEAQLDRFLLKLNVPLPPREQEIAILDRHARGFDPRDLSSVRAVAGPAELAAGRAAVRQVLVADEVLGYIVDIAGATRRSPSLQLGVSPRGATALLATARSWAWLSGRTYVTPDDVKAMARPTLRHRIALRPEAELEGASPDGVLDGILASVPVPR from the coding sequence GTGACACAGCCATCAGCGCAGCCCATCCGCGAGGTGACAGCCGATTCAGCGCGTCAGGCGCTGCTGGCCCTGCGGGAAGAGATCGGCAAGGCCGTGGTCGGCCAGGACGCTGTGGTCAGCGGACTGGTCATCGCGCTGCTGTGCCGTGGTCACGTGCTGCTCGAAGGCGTTCCGGGAGTGGCGAAGACGCTGCTGGTCCGCACGCTGGCCGCCACCTTGGCGCTGGAGTTCAAGCGGGTGCAGTTCACGCCGGATCTGATGCCCGGCGACGTGACGGGGTCGCTGGTCTACGACGCGCGCACCGCCGAATTCGAATTCCGCGCCGGGCCGGTGTTCACCAACCTGCTGCTGGCCGACGAGATCAACCGGACTCCGCCGAAAACCCAGGCGGCGCTGCTGGAGGCGATGGAGGAGCGGCAGGTCAGCGTCGACGGTGAACCCCGTCCGCTGCCCGACCCGTTCATCGTCGCCGCCACCCAGAATCCGATCGAGTACGAAGGCACCTACCAACTGCCCGAGGCACAACTCGACCGCTTCCTGCTCAAGCTGAACGTGCCGCTGCCCCCGCGTGAGCAGGAGATCGCGATCCTCGACCGCCACGCCCGCGGCTTCGATCCGCGCGACCTGTCGTCGGTGCGGGCGGTCGCCGGGCCCGCGGAGCTGGCCGCGGGCCGGGCCGCGGTGCGTCAGGTACTGGTCGCCGACGAGGTGCTCGGCTACATCGTCGACATCGCCGGCGCCACCCGCCGGTCGCCGTCTCTGCAGCTGGGCGTCTCACCACGCGGTGCGACCGCGCTGCTGGCGACGGCGCGCTCGTGGGCGTGGCTGTCCGGGCGCACCTATGTCACCCCCGACGACGTCAAGGCGATGGCCAGGCCGACGCTGCGACACCGCATCGCGCTGCGCCCGGAGGCCGAACTGGAGGGGGCCAGCCCGGACGGGGTGCTCGACGGCATCCTCGCCTCGGTGCCGGTGCCACGCTAG
- a CDS encoding GntR family transcriptional regulator, with the protein MPARRHSALLTKLSANRSPDSRRTVVDELRRVILEGGAPPGSAIPVNDVAEVLGVSAIPVRESLKTLVAEGLVAHQPNVGYSVALLTATELAEMYIVRETLESAALAAAVANASQADRTAVAAAHRLLERAVEEDDRHSYHRQSRHFHIGMTRPSGMLRLVHMLESAWNITEPVQLMVHVERAERAALHADHGRMLEAFLDRDVDALLATSRDHHRRLNTVVAALPPDTGLIAHG; encoded by the coding sequence ATGCCGGCCCGTCGACACTCCGCTCTGTTGACGAAGCTGTCGGCCAACCGATCGCCGGATTCACGGCGCACAGTGGTCGACGAGCTGCGCCGCGTCATCCTCGAAGGTGGCGCCCCGCCCGGGTCGGCCATCCCGGTGAACGACGTCGCCGAGGTGCTCGGCGTCAGCGCCATCCCGGTCCGCGAGAGCCTCAAGACGCTCGTCGCCGAGGGCCTCGTCGCGCACCAGCCCAACGTCGGCTACAGCGTCGCGCTGCTGACGGCCACCGAACTCGCCGAGATGTACATCGTCCGCGAGACGCTCGAGTCGGCGGCACTCGCCGCGGCGGTGGCCAACGCGTCGCAGGCCGACCGCACGGCGGTGGCCGCCGCACATCGTCTGCTGGAGAGGGCGGTGGAGGAGGACGATCGGCACTCATACCACCGCCAGAGCCGGCACTTCCACATCGGCATGACCCGGCCGTCCGGAATGCTGCGCCTGGTGCACATGCTCGAATCCGCTTGGAACATAACCGAACCCGTGCAGCTGATGGTGCACGTCGAGCGAGCCGAACGGGCCGCGTTGCACGCTGACCACGGCCGCATGCTCGAAGCCTTCCTCGACCGCGACGTCGACGCACTCCTCGCGACGAGCCGAGATCACCACCGGCGGCTCAACACCGTGGTGGCAGCGCTGCCCCCGGACACCGGACTGATCGCGCACGGGTGA
- a CDS encoding stage II sporulation protein M: MDVDAFVLAHRPTWDRLDELVKRRRRLTGEEVDELVDLYQRVSTHLSMVRSASTDSVLVGRLSGLVARARAAVTGAHAPLWREFARFWTVSFPVVAYRSWRWWLGSAAAFFLVAALIGFWVAGNPEVQSTIGTPSDIDQLVNEDFASYYSENPAGSFALRVWVNNAWVAAQCIGFAILLGLPIPYILFQNAANLGLVGGLMFDAGKGDIFLGLLTPHGLLELTAVFLAAAAGMRLGWMVIAPGHRPRGQVLAEQGRAVVAVAAGLVVVLLLSGLIEALVTPSPLPTFARIAIGVAAELAFLGYVVHFGRRAVRAGESGDIEDAPDVVPTG, translated from the coding sequence GTGGATGTCGATGCGTTCGTGCTGGCCCACCGCCCCACCTGGGACCGGCTCGACGAACTCGTCAAGCGGCGCCGCAGGCTGACCGGCGAGGAGGTCGACGAACTCGTCGACCTCTACCAGCGGGTGTCGACCCACCTGTCCATGGTGCGTTCGGCCTCCACGGACTCTGTGCTCGTCGGCCGGCTCTCCGGACTGGTGGCGCGGGCGCGCGCGGCGGTGACCGGCGCACACGCTCCGCTGTGGCGGGAGTTCGCGCGCTTCTGGACGGTCTCGTTCCCCGTCGTCGCCTACCGGTCCTGGCGGTGGTGGCTCGGTTCGGCCGCCGCCTTCTTCCTCGTCGCCGCACTGATCGGGTTCTGGGTGGCGGGCAATCCCGAGGTGCAGTCGACCATCGGCACCCCGAGCGATATCGATCAACTGGTCAACGAGGATTTCGCCTCGTACTACAGCGAGAATCCCGCGGGCTCGTTCGCCCTGCGGGTGTGGGTGAACAACGCGTGGGTGGCCGCGCAGTGCATCGGCTTCGCAATCCTGCTCGGCCTGCCGATTCCCTACATCCTGTTCCAGAACGCGGCGAACCTCGGCCTGGTGGGCGGATTGATGTTCGACGCAGGCAAGGGCGACATCTTCCTCGGGCTGCTGACCCCGCACGGACTGCTCGAGCTGACCGCCGTCTTCCTCGCGGCGGCGGCCGGGATGCGGTTGGGCTGGATGGTGATCGCGCCCGGCCACCGGCCGCGGGGCCAGGTGCTCGCCGAACAGGGCCGTGCCGTCGTCGCCGTCGCCGCCGGTCTGGTGGTGGTCCTGCTGCTGTCCGGTCTGATCGAAGCGCTGGTCACCCCCTCGCCGCTACCCACCTTCGCGCGGATCGCGATCGGGGTCGCCGCGGAGCTCGCCTTCCTCGGCTACGTCGTGCATTTCGGCCGCAGGGCGGTCAGGGCCGGCGAGTCCGGAGACATCGAAGATGCGCCTGACGTGGTGCCGACCGGCTGA
- a CDS encoding DUF58 domain-containing protein, whose protein sequence is MVLTGRAALIALLCVVPIGAAPAPGVAFVVLVGALLAAIVVDIALAASPRALALTRSGDTAARLGQSVNSVLAVHNPGRRRFRGRLRDAWPPSAHGEPRTHRVDLPAGQHLTLRTTLRPTRRGDLTSALVTARSIGPLGLAGRQTSHRVTGQIRVLPPFLSRKHLPSRLARLRELDGSTPALIRGQGTEFDSLREYVIGDDVRSIDWRASARRADVVVRTWRPERDQRIVIVLDTGRTSAGRVGVDPTAADTGGWPRLDWSMDAALLLAALAARAGDRVDFLAHDRVARAGVFNASRTELLAQLVTAMAPLQPALVESDPAAMASAVQRRVRRRALVVLLTDLNASALEEGLMEVLPQLATRHHVLIAAVADPRVDVLAAGRDDAAAVYDAAAAERARNDRHRIAAALRQVGADVVDAPPDELAPALADRYLEMKATGRM, encoded by the coding sequence GTGGTCCTCACCGGGCGCGCGGCGCTGATCGCCCTGCTCTGCGTGGTGCCGATCGGTGCGGCGCCGGCCCCCGGGGTGGCGTTCGTGGTGCTGGTCGGGGCACTGCTCGCCGCGATCGTCGTGGACATCGCGCTGGCGGCGAGCCCGCGCGCGTTGGCGCTGACCCGGTCCGGGGACACCGCGGCCCGGCTCGGACAGTCTGTCAACTCCGTACTGGCCGTGCACAACCCGGGCAGACGGCGGTTCCGGGGCCGACTGCGCGACGCCTGGCCGCCGAGCGCACACGGTGAACCGCGCACTCATCGCGTCGATCTGCCTGCCGGACAACACCTCACGCTGCGCACCACCCTGCGCCCGACACGGCGCGGCGACCTGACCTCCGCGCTCGTCACCGCACGTTCGATCGGCCCGCTCGGCCTGGCCGGACGGCAGACCTCCCACCGCGTGACCGGCCAGATCCGGGTACTGCCACCGTTCCTGTCCCGCAAGCACTTACCGTCCCGGCTGGCGCGGCTGCGCGAACTCGACGGCTCGACACCCGCATTGATCCGCGGCCAGGGCACCGAATTCGATTCACTGCGCGAATACGTCATCGGTGACGACGTCCGCTCGATCGACTGGCGGGCCAGCGCGCGGCGCGCCGACGTCGTGGTGCGCACGTGGCGGCCGGAACGCGATCAGCGCATCGTCATCGTCCTCGACACCGGCCGCACCTCGGCCGGCCGCGTCGGTGTCGACCCGACGGCAGCGGACACTGGCGGCTGGCCCCGGCTGGACTGGTCGATGGACGCCGCGCTGCTGCTGGCGGCGCTCGCCGCCCGCGCCGGTGACCGTGTCGACTTCCTGGCCCACGACCGGGTCGCCCGCGCCGGGGTGTTCAACGCGTCGCGCACCGAGTTGCTGGCGCAGCTGGTGACGGCGATGGCTCCGCTGCAACCCGCGCTCGTCGAATCGGATCCGGCCGCGATGGCGTCGGCGGTTCAGCGCCGGGTCCGCCGTCGCGCGCTGGTGGTGCTGCTGACCGATCTGAACGCCTCCGCGCTGGAAGAGGGTCTGATGGAGGTGCTCCCGCAGCTCGCCACCCGCCACCACGTCCTGATCGCCGCGGTCGCCGATCCGAGGGTGGATGTGCTGGCGGCGGGACGCGACGACGCCGCGGCCGTATATGACGCCGCCGCCGCCGAACGCGCACGCAACGACCGGCACCGCATCGCCGCCGCGCTGCGGCAGGTGGGGGCGGACGTCGTCGACGCCCCACCCGATGAACTCGCACCCGCGCTCGCCGACCGTTATCTCGAGATGAAGGCGACAGGCCGCATGTGA
- a CDS encoding PadR family transcriptional regulator gives MSNSFITPPGGFGFGFGPGDRRALHGQRRQARRDFRDQMREQRRTDCVDEHGPGFGPGFAPGFGPGFGPGFGRGPGHGPGFEFGFDPRGGGFGFGPGQRGRRGGGRSRRGDVRAAIVTLLAERPMHGYEMIQEIAARSNGLWKPSPGSVYPTLQLLVDEGLIVGTETEGSKKLFELTDDGRSAAEKVETAPWEQITDDAGPGHANLRSAAGQLMGAVAQSAYAASDEQQARIIEIVNNARREIYGVLGEE, from the coding sequence ATGAGCAACTCATTCATCACCCCACCCGGCGGTTTCGGTTTCGGCTTCGGCCCCGGTGATCGGCGTGCGCTGCACGGCCAGCGCAGGCAGGCCCGCCGCGACTTCCGCGACCAGATGCGAGAGCAGCGTCGCACCGACTGCGTCGACGAGCACGGCCCAGGCTTCGGACCGGGCTTCGCCCCCGGTTTCGGACCGGGCTTCGGTCCCGGGTTCGGCCGCGGACCCGGCCACGGGCCCGGCTTCGAGTTCGGATTCGACCCCCGCGGCGGCGGTTTCGGCTTCGGGCCGGGTCAGAGGGGACGGCGCGGTGGCGGCCGTAGTCGCCGCGGCGACGTGCGCGCCGCGATCGTCACGCTGCTGGCCGAACGGCCGATGCACGGCTACGAGATGATCCAGGAGATCGCCGCACGCAGCAACGGGCTGTGGAAGCCCAGCCCCGGCTCGGTGTATCCGACGCTGCAACTGCTCGTCGACGAAGGACTCATCGTCGGCACCGAGACCGAGGGCAGCAAGAAGCTGTTCGAACTCACCGACGACGGCCGCTCGGCCGCCGAGAAGGTGGAAACCGCGCCGTGGGAACAGATCACCGACGACGCCGGACCCGGTCACGCCAACCTGCGCAGCGCGGCCGGTCAGCTGATGGGCGCCGTCGCGCAGTCGGCCTACGCCGCCAGTGACGAACAGCAGGCGCGCATCATCGAGATCGTCAACAACGCCCGCCGGGAGATCTACGGCGTCCTCGGCGAGGAATAG
- a CDS encoding RDD family protein: MVSQPEPVVTGDAVVLDVQLAQLPIRALSAMIDIVVIFVGYVLGVVLWATTLSDFDTALSSAVLIIFTVLTLVGYPLVFETATRGRSLGKMALGLRVVSEDGGPERFRQALFRALAGFIELWMLAGGPAAVCSLLSPKGKRIGDIFAGTVVISERAPRVSPPPVMPPSLAWWAASLELSGLGGEQAERARQFLSRANQLDPRLRDEMAYRIAGEVVSRISPPPPPGTPPQFVLAAVLAERHRRELARLVPTPPVYPSAPAPSYAAAAPPQGTGFTPPG, translated from the coding sequence ATGGTCTCCCAGCCCGAACCGGTGGTCACCGGTGACGCGGTGGTGCTCGACGTCCAGCTCGCCCAACTGCCGATCCGCGCGCTGTCGGCGATGATCGACATCGTCGTCATCTTCGTCGGCTATGTACTCGGCGTCGTCCTGTGGGCGACCACCCTGAGCGACTTCGACACCGCGCTGTCGTCGGCGGTGCTGATCATCTTCACCGTTCTCACGCTGGTCGGTTATCCGCTGGTGTTCGAGACGGCGACGCGGGGCCGGAGTCTGGGCAAGATGGCGCTCGGTCTGCGGGTGGTGTCGGAGGACGGTGGCCCGGAACGGTTCCGGCAGGCCCTGTTTCGCGCGCTGGCCGGATTCATCGAATTGTGGATGCTCGCGGGAGGACCGGCGGCGGTGTGCAGCCTGCTCTCGCCGAAGGGCAAACGCATCGGTGACATCTTCGCCGGCACCGTGGTGATCAGCGAACGGGCGCCGCGGGTGAGCCCGCCGCCGGTGATGCCGCCGTCGCTGGCGTGGTGGGCCGCATCGCTGGAGCTGTCGGGGCTCGGCGGCGAGCAGGCCGAGCGCGCCCGCCAATTCCTCTCGCGCGCAAACCAACTCGATCCCCGGCTGCGGGATGAGATGGCGTACCGCATCGCCGGCGAAGTCGTCTCGCGGATTTCGCCGCCACCGCCGCCCGGTACGCCGCCGCAGTTCGTCCTGGCCGCCGTGCTGGCCGAACGGCACCGGCGCGAGCTGGCGCGCCTGGTGCCCACCCCCCCGGTGTACCCCTCGGCCCCCGCGCCGTCGTACGCGGCCGCCGCACCGCCGCAGGGTACGGGTTTCACCCCGCCCGGCTGA
- a CDS encoding SDR family oxidoreductase, with translation MSSLITNTPLAGRVAVVTGASSGIGEATAQRLAAVGARVAVAARRTDNLERLAERIRSDGGTALVLPLDVTDRDAVTAAADRVTDEFGPADLVFNNAGVQLISAIEELKVNDWQRQIDLNVTGVMNVIGAFVPQLIAAAGAGRPADLITTSSIAATRVLEKFSVYSGTKAYLSQLTRLLRVELGRKMVRVSTVEPGMVDTELPLHVTDPDASKLMADLLADIDVLTPADVAETVAFIAAVPRHVNLTEITILPTAQAI, from the coding sequence ATGTCGTCACTCATCACCAACACCCCACTGGCCGGCCGGGTCGCCGTCGTCACCGGTGCGTCCAGCGGAATCGGCGAAGCCACCGCGCAGCGCCTGGCCGCAGTCGGTGCCCGGGTCGCGGTCGCCGCCCGCCGCACCGACAACCTCGAGCGCCTCGCCGAGCGCATCCGATCGGACGGCGGGACCGCCCTGGTGCTGCCGCTCGATGTCACCGACCGGGATGCGGTGACTGCCGCGGCGGACCGGGTCACCGACGAGTTCGGGCCCGCCGACCTGGTGTTCAACAACGCCGGCGTGCAGCTGATCTCGGCGATCGAGGAGCTCAAGGTCAACGACTGGCAGCGCCAGATCGATCTGAACGTCACGGGCGTGATGAACGTGATCGGCGCCTTCGTCCCGCAGTTGATCGCGGCCGCCGGCGCCGGGCGACCGGCCGACCTGATCACCACGTCGTCGATCGCGGCCACCCGGGTGCTGGAGAAGTTCTCGGTCTACTCGGGGACCAAGGCCTACCTCAGCCAGCTGACGCGGCTGCTGCGGGTCGAACTCGGCCGCAAGATGGTTCGGGTGTCGACGGTCGAACCCGGCATGGTCGACACCGAACTGCCGCTGCACGTCACCGATCCCGATGCCAGCAAGCTGATGGCCGATCTCCTCGCCGACATCGACGTCCTCACCCCGGCCGACGTCGCCGAGACCGTGGCGTTCATCGCCGCGGTGCCCCGCCACGTCAACCTCACCGAGATCACCATCCTGCCGACCGCTCAGGCGATCTGA
- a CDS encoding carotenoid oxygenase family protein, with translation MTDTTDTSALFGTGQFFQKGNYAPVADELTAFDLPVEGRIPPDLQGWYLRNGPNPRQPNAHWFTGDGMIHGVRIENGRAAWYRNRWVRTESFEQNFPVYNSDGSRNLHSSVANTHVVNHAGKTLALVESSLPYEITNDLQTIGAYDFGGKLVDSMTAHPKICPTTGELHFFGYGNLFEPYVTYHRADADGQLTVNRPIDVKALTMMHDFAMTSGHIIFMDLPIVFNMDIALKGEGDMPYRWDDSYGARLGVLRRDDPFGEVRWFDIDPCYVFHVANAYESGNTLVLQAVRYPHLWRETGGFDVDSVLWSWTIDLATGVVREGQLDDRAVEFPRIDDRLAGLPARYAVSVGDQRLVRYDLTTGAAVEHAFGTADAPGGPGEAVFVPASSGPADELNGWYLAYVYDPERDGSDLVILDAADFAAPPVAKIKLPHRVPYGFHGNWIDS, from the coding sequence ATGACCGACACCACTGACACCTCCGCCCTGTTCGGCACCGGTCAGTTCTTCCAGAAGGGCAACTACGCGCCCGTAGCCGACGAACTGACCGCTTTCGACCTGCCCGTCGAGGGGCGAATCCCGCCGGACCTGCAGGGCTGGTACCTGCGCAACGGCCCCAACCCCCGCCAACCCAACGCGCACTGGTTCACCGGCGACGGCATGATCCACGGCGTCCGCATCGAGAACGGCCGCGCCGCCTGGTATCGCAACCGGTGGGTGCGCACCGAGAGCTTCGAGCAGAACTTCCCGGTCTACAACTCCGACGGCTCCCGCAACCTGCACTCGAGCGTCGCCAACACCCACGTGGTCAACCATGCCGGTAAGACGCTCGCCCTGGTCGAATCCTCGCTGCCCTACGAGATCACCAACGACCTGCAGACCATCGGCGCCTACGACTTCGGCGGCAAACTGGTCGACTCGATGACCGCCCACCCCAAGATCTGCCCCACGACCGGCGAGCTGCACTTCTTCGGGTACGGCAACCTGTTCGAGCCGTACGTGACCTACCACCGCGCCGACGCCGACGGTCAGCTGACCGTCAACCGGCCGATCGACGTCAAGGCGTTGACGATGATGCACGACTTCGCGATGACCAGCGGGCACATCATCTTCATGGATCTGCCGATCGTGTTCAACATGGACATCGCGCTCAAGGGCGAAGGCGACATGCCCTACCGGTGGGACGACTCCTACGGCGCCCGCCTCGGCGTGCTGCGGCGTGACGATCCGTTCGGCGAGGTCCGCTGGTTCGACATCGACCCGTGCTACGTGTTCCACGTCGCCAACGCCTACGAGAGCGGCAACACGCTGGTGCTGCAGGCGGTGCGCTACCCCCATTTGTGGCGTGAGACAGGTGGATTCGACGTCGACAGCGTGCTGTGGAGCTGGACGATCGACCTCGCGACCGGTGTGGTTCGTGAAGGGCAACTTGACGACCGGGCGGTCGAGTTCCCCCGCATCGACGACCGGCTGGCGGGCCTGCCCGCGCGCTATGCGGTGTCGGTGGGCGATCAACGACTGGTCCGCTACGACCTGACGACCGGTGCGGCCGTGGAGCATGCCTTCGGTACCGCGGATGCGCCGGGCGGACCCGGAGAGGCGGTGTTCGTGCCGGCGTCGTCGGGACCTGCGGACGAGCTCAACGGGTGGTACCTGGCATACGTCTACGACCCGGAGCGCGACGGCAGCGATCTGGTGATCCTCGACGCTGCCGACTTCGCGGCCCCGCCGGTCGCCAAAATCAAACTACCGCACCGGGTTCCGTACGGATTCCACGGCAACTGGATCGACAGCTAG
- a CDS encoding NCS1 family nucleobase:cation symporter-1 has translation MTEIRDLPPSAVVGAGDVVEAAGHPVGSGVIKDSYDPQLTNEDLAPLGKQTWSSYNIFAFWMSDVHSVGGYVTAGSLFALGLASWQVLIALLVGIVIVNVLCNLVAKPSQQAGVPYPVVCRSSFGVLGANIPAIIRGLIAVAWYGIQTYLASAALDIVLLKLWPGLAPYADVDQYGFTGLSLLGWCSFMLLWVLQACVFWRGMESIRKFIDFCGPAVYVVMFILCGYLLWKSGWHVSLSLGGEKQGNTLVVMLGAIALVVSYFSGPMLNFGDFARYGKSFDAVKKGNFLGLPINFLMFSILVVVTAAATVPVFGELLTDPVETVARIDSVTAIVLGALTFSIATIGINIVANFISPAFDFSNVSPQRISWRMGGMIAAVGSVLLTPWNLYSNPEVIHYTLETLGAFIGPLFGVLIADFYLVRKQKIVVDDLFTMSKTANYWYKKGYNPAAVAATLVAAVLAMAPVLLGGVVFGMAGAAQYSWFIGCGVAFAIYYVLATRGPWRLTALRVAEGATLVTN, from the coding sequence ATGACAGAGATCCGTGACCTCCCACCGAGCGCCGTGGTCGGCGCGGGCGACGTCGTCGAAGCCGCGGGGCATCCCGTCGGCAGCGGGGTGATCAAGGACAGCTACGACCCGCAGCTGACCAACGAGGACCTCGCGCCGCTGGGCAAGCAGACGTGGTCGTCGTACAACATCTTCGCGTTCTGGATGTCCGACGTGCACAGCGTCGGCGGCTACGTCACCGCGGGCAGCCTGTTCGCCCTCGGTCTGGCGAGCTGGCAGGTGCTGATCGCCCTTCTCGTCGGCATCGTGATCGTCAACGTGCTGTGCAATCTGGTCGCCAAGCCCAGCCAGCAGGCCGGTGTGCCGTACCCCGTGGTGTGCCGTAGTTCCTTCGGCGTTCTCGGCGCGAACATCCCGGCAATCATCCGCGGGCTGATCGCCGTGGCCTGGTACGGCATCCAGACCTACCTGGCCTCGGCGGCACTCGATATCGTGCTGCTCAAACTGTGGCCCGGTCTTGCGCCCTACGCCGACGTCGACCAGTACGGCTTCACGGGCCTGTCGCTGCTGGGCTGGTGCAGCTTCATGCTGCTGTGGGTGCTGCAAGCCTGCGTGTTCTGGCGCGGGATGGAATCGATCCGCAAGTTCATCGACTTCTGCGGCCCCGCCGTCTACGTCGTGATGTTCATCCTCTGCGGCTACCTGCTGTGGAAGTCGGGCTGGCACGTGAGCCTGTCGCTGGGCGGCGAGAAGCAGGGCAACACGCTGGTCGTCATGCTCGGCGCGATCGCACTGGTGGTGTCGTACTTCTCCGGGCCCATGCTGAACTTCGGCGACTTCGCCCGCTACGGCAAGAGCTTCGATGCGGTCAAGAAGGGTAACTTCCTCGGGCTGCCGATCAACTTCCTGATGTTCTCGATACTGGTGGTCGTCACCGCGGCCGCCACGGTGCCGGTGTTCGGCGAACTGCTCACCGACCCGGTCGAGACCGTCGCGCGGATCGACAGTGTCACCGCAATCGTGCTCGGCGCCTTGACGTTCTCGATCGCGACGATCGGCATCAACATCGTGGCCAACTTCATCAGCCCCGCGTTCGACTTCTCCAACGTGAGCCCGCAGCGGATCAGCTGGCGCATGGGCGGCATGATCGCCGCGGTCGGGTCGGTGCTGCTCACGCCGTGGAACCTCTACAGCAACCCTGAGGTCATCCACTACACGCTCGAGACGCTCGGCGCGTTCATCGGTCCGCTGTTCGGTGTGCTGATCGCCGACTTCTACCTGGTTCGCAAGCAGAAGATCGTCGTGGACGACCTCTTCACGATGTCGAAGACGGCCAACTACTGGTACAAGAAGGGCTACAATCCGGCCGCGGTGGCCGCCACACTGGTGGCTGCCGTGCTGGCCATGGCGCCCGTGCTGCTCGGCGGCGTCGTGTTCGGCATGGCCGGCGCCGCGCAGTACAGCTGGTTCATTGGCTGCGGCGTGGCGTTCGCCATCTACTACGTGCTGGCCACCCGCGGCCCGTGGCGGCTGACCGCCCTGCGCGTCGCAGAAGGCGCGACGCTGGTCACCAACTAG
- a CDS encoding PadR family transcriptional regulator, whose translation MVSLRFAALGLLAQQPGSGYDLLKRFEKSMANVWPATQSQLYSELNRLADAGLIEVTDVGPRGRKEYRVTAAGRAELRRWITDAGDDPPLRRPDLLRVFLLGELTPAAARRYAAEFAEHAEAELARLEALRDSLHWNDDDAAFYGRAALEYGLRLAAMEAEWARGVAEGIDQRRN comes from the coding sequence GTGGTGAGCCTTCGATTCGCCGCCCTCGGCCTCCTCGCGCAGCAGCCCGGCAGCGGATACGACCTGCTCAAGCGCTTCGAGAAGTCGATGGCCAACGTATGGCCCGCGACGCAGAGCCAGCTCTACAGCGAGCTGAACCGACTTGCCGACGCCGGTCTCATCGAGGTCACCGACGTCGGTCCGCGGGGACGCAAGGAGTACCGCGTCACGGCCGCGGGGCGGGCCGAACTCAGACGGTGGATCACCGACGCAGGCGACGATCCGCCCCTGCGCCGACCGGATCTGCTCCGGGTGTTCCTACTCGGCGAACTCACCCCGGCCGCCGCCCGCAGGTACGCCGCCGAGTTCGCCGAACACGCCGAGGCTGAACTCGCGCGCCTCGAGGCGTTGCGCGACTCGCTGCATTGGAACGACGACGATGCCGCGTTCTACGGCCGCGCCGCCCTCGAATACGGGCTCCGACTGGCCGCCATGGAGGCCGAATGGGCCCGCGGTGTGGCGGAGGGGATCGACCAGCGCAGAAATTGA